The DNA segment TGCTCTTTTTCGCCGCCTTGGGACCGATCTTTCTTGCCCTTGGATCTATTGTGGAACCCACCGTCTCGTCGGGAGCACCATTCAAGGAATCGGTTGTATATAACTTACTTTATACCTGGGAGCTTTTTTTCCCGGCCTTTCTCTTATTTTCCTGGGTTTTTCCGGTTGATCGACTCTCCAGTCTGCGACACCCCCGACTGCGCCTGTTTATCTTCTTCCCTCACCTTTTCCACCTGCTTCTGGCTATTGTATTTAACAATCCGGAAAAAATACTTGGTCTTCTCGATATCGAATCAGGCGAGGGTTTTATCTCGCTCATCCTGGAACCCCTGACCTTTCTGCTCAAGTGGATCGTACTCGGTTTCACTCTCCTTCTGAGTTCGGAGAAGACCCTCTTTGCCGTGATCAATGTCATTTACGTCATTCTTGCTCTCTATTTTATAATCCGCGGGCGGGCGCAGATTTCCAGCGAACCGATACGAAACCGCTCCACTGTAATCATTTATGGTATTTCCATTGCCATGGGTATTTACACTTTCGGATTTCTGCTTCCGGATATCTTTACTGTTGACCTGTCATCCACCCTGAAAACAATTCTGATAATATTCACCCTATTTATCGGGGGCGGTTCTATCATCTGGTCGATAGTGACCCATCAGTTTCTCGACATTACTGTCCTGGTCAGGCAATCATTGGTGTATACCATTTCATCGGCGATCCTGGTGGGGATGTACATACTATTGGTCGGACAAACCAATATTATGCTGGCATCGATCTTCGGCGAAAAAACCACCATCGCCAATATTGCCTTTATTGTCCTGGCCCTGATACTTTTTCAGCCGATTAACTCCCGTCTGGATAACATCATCAACCGTTTTTTCATTAAACGCCATACCGATTATCGAAATGTGATGGAGGAACTCTCGCGGAGATTGACCTCGGTTCTGGATCTCAATCAGGTTCGTGGAACCATTGAGAGGACTCTCCAGTCAAGCATTCTGATAGGGCGCATATATTTTGTCCTTTTTGACGACAAGATCAACGATTATGTCCTGCTTTCATCGGAAGATTTCCCGGAGATGGTCGCCATTGACCGCAACGATATTTTCCTCGGCGGAGTCGGTCAACTCGATTTTCCGACCACGATCGATCGCCTATCTCTGTATTCCCAGAACAGCCGCCTCTACGAAGAAATTCACCGCCGCAGAATCCAGTTGATACTGCCGCTCAAAGACGCCAACCATATGCTGGGTTTCCTGGCCCTGACAGCAAAAATTTCCGGTTTCCGATATAATGCCGAAGATATCAGCATGCTGGGCGTTATTGCCAATCAACTGGTCACTGTCTTGACCAATGTTCGTCTTTATCTCGATTCTCTGGAAAAACAACGCCTGCATGATGAAATGACCATGGCTCGACAAATTCAGCTCGACCTGTTACCCAAATATCCTCCCCGATCCGATTCCTATGAAATATGCGCCTGTTCCTTTCCCTCGCGAACCATCGGAGGCGATTTCTATGATTTTATCGGTAAAAACGATGGGCGTTTTGGGCTGGTGATTGCCGATGCTTCGGGCAAAGGTTTGCCGGCCGCTCTCATGGTAACCCAGATCCAGGCCATGCTGCGTTCCGAAATCGGCAACGAGAACAGTATTTCGCGAATACTTGGAAATGTCAACCGCTATGTTACCCAGATGACCTCTTCGGAAAGGTTTGCCACCCTCTTTTACGGCGAATTTGATCCCGTCTCCAACAGATTCTACTACGCCAACGCCGGACATAACTACCCTATTCTGGTCCGCGCCGATGGTTCTTATGAATTTCTCTCAAGGGGAGGTATGTTGATCGGGGCCTTCAGTAACGCCATGTACGAGGACTCCATGATTCAACTGAACAAGGATGACCTGATTTTCTTCTATACCGATGGGTTATCCGAGGCCATGAACGATAATGAAGAGGAATACGGGGAGGAACGAATTATCAATCAGGTTGTAGAAAAAAGAACCTTAACCACGGAGGAACTGGCCCGGGCTATTCTGAAGGACAAGGAAAGCTTTGATCCAGCGGATCCGCCCCGGGATGACACCACTCTGGTAATCCTGAAAATCCTTAAAGGAGTCTGACGTGACGGATATGTCCCATGATGAAAAATTCCTTTTTGAACGAAAAAGCAATTTTCTCGGTTATAAATACTGTCCCCGGTGCGGAAGTAAACTCGCAAAACAGATCATTGACAATAGCCCACGCCTGAAATGTACCTCGAACTCATGTGATTTCATCTACTATCATAATCCCATCCCGGCGGCCGGAGCAATGGTCATTGATAATGGCAAAATACTTCTGGTACAACGGGCCGTTATACCCAAAATCGGCTGGTGGTGCATCCCCGCCGGATTCATGGAATGGCAGGAGCACCCGTCTGATACTGCCATTCGGGAATTGCGCGAAGAAACCGGCCTGGATATAAAGATCGATTCATTCTTTGAGGTCTATTCCGGTCAGGACGACCCCCGCCTTAACGCTGTTCTGATTCTTTATCTGGCCACACCTGAAGGGGGTCGTTTGCGGGCCGATGATGATGCTCTCGATGCCCGTTTTTTTGGATTTGATGAGTTGCCGGAAAAAATCGCTTTCATCTCCCACCGTCAGGCGCTGGCCGATTACCGGGAAAGATTTATTAAAGGCAAATAATATCTTGCCGTTATGTTCCAATATGGTTTATTTTTTAATCCGAATGGATGCTTGAAAAAGGAATGATGGAATGCCCCGAAAAATTAGTCTTGAAATCGCACTAACCCTGCTGATATTGGGCCAGAATGTTTTGGCTATTGACAACTATAAAAAATATGACCGTTCGCCCGAAATGGAAGATTATATCACTATTTCATTCAATGATGACCTGATAACGCTGACCATTTACGGTGATGATACGACCGCTGTTACAACCTTCAGTCGCGGAGATATCAATCGATCGGAATCAGGGATATCTATCAAGGGGCAATCCCTTTTGACAGCTGATGGGTTCATAATTGGCAATCACGTCTACAGCCCGGATCAAATCGACGATGTCAGTATATCGACTGAGGAAAATAAAACGGATATATATTTTCGTAAAAGAAGCGAATCTTCATCAAATCAATTTCGAAACCGCAGAAAAAATCTAATAACTTCCTTTGAACAAGCCATTGTCTCGGATAGCGATTTTATCCGCGGCGCCGTGGTCGGACTCGGGGCGGATATTAAAATTGACGGCGAAGTGAATGAAGATGTCATTTCCCTTTTCGGGAATATTGAGATCGACGAAAAAGCTGTTATCAGGGGCGATATTATTGCTCTTGACGGCCAGGTGAAAGCCGATCGGGGAGCCACCATTTATGGTGGAATAATAGCCTCGGGGAATAAGGGCCGGATACGATTAGGCCGGCATCAATTCTGGCATGATGGTGACAAGGAATTTTATCCGATCTTTAAGTTCGATTATAACCGTGTTGACGGAGCGACGCCGCATCTCGGGATAGGTTTTGCGTCGGAAGACTCCTCCCTGCCCCGAATTGAAATATACGCCGGCTATGGCTTTTCCTCCGAAAGCTGGCGTTATGTTGTGGACCTGGAGCAGTCCTTTTTTATTCCCCAACCCCTAACCATCGGAGGAACTATATATAAACGTTTGGCCTCCGATGATGACTGGATTATATCCGATCTGCATAATACCATCTTTGCCCTTCTGGCGACGGAAGATTATAAGGATTTTTATGAAACCGAAGGCGGTTACGGTTTCATCCGGTCTGTTCCCGTTAATAATTTGCAGGTGGAATTGGGAATTCGGATCGAGAAATATCACTGGCTGGATGCGCACGGTGATTTGTGGTCGATGTTCGGCGGCAGTAAGCGTTTCCCGGAAAACTATGCCTCCATCTCGGGACCTGATCGATCTCAAATGATCAATCAACTCGATCGGGCAGAGGTTTCCGCCCTGATTGGCAGGTTTGACTATGACAACAGCCGCGATCAGGATAAGTATGAAACTTCGTTCTGGAAGGGATATGGAGAGGTCGAATGGTTACCCGGTGAATGGAACGATGATTTTGTATATACGCGATACCGGATCCGGCTCGGCCATTACCAGGTGGTTAGCCGTCAGACCGGTCTGTACCTCGGTGCCGTGTATGGTCATGCCAACGGTAATTTACCAATCAATAAAATATTCTATATCGGCGGCATAAATACTCTTCTGGGCTACCGGCACAAGGAATTCTACGGGAACGAATTCTGGCTCGGGGATATTGAATATGCCATAAGATTCCCCAATACCGATCTGACGGGATGGCTGTTTTACAATATCGGACAGATGGCCAAAGAAACAGGAAAACTGGGTGATGCTGAAGTAAAAAATTCGCTCGGGATAGGTCTTTCGCTGGGAGACAATATCCGTCTGGATCTCGCCAAACGTCTCGACCGATCCGACTCGACTTTTAAAATCCATGTCCGTCTTGGACTTAACTTTTAATCGCGGAGTCAGATAACCGCGCCGCTCATAGATTTTCCGACTTCAGGAAGAATACCTAATCTGCAACCGGGTCTCAAAAAAGGCCCGTTATTATCTATCCCTCGCAATTCATAAAGTCAACCATATATCTGCCGATAAGATAATGAGATAACAACATCTAAGCGGTTGAGCGATATGGAAAAAAAAGACGAAAATACCCTGGATTATTCCTCCAACCTTTTTCTTGATTCTTATCATGAGGAATTCGAAGCGGATACCGAAAAAATTAAAGTCCCCGACACCAGCGACGTTCTGGCCGAAATGGAAGCGGCTTTGAATGAAATCGCGGAAGATAATCCCCGAATTGAGGCCGACTCCATTACCGGGAATAAAGCCTCCAATGATCTTAAAGCCGTTCTGCAGGTCTCTCTGGCTATAAACTCCTCGCTGGTTCTGGAGGATCTTCTCCAAATCGTTATGAAAAAAGCCATCGAATTGCTGGCTGCCGAGCGCGGTTTTATCATGCTTCTCGATGAGACCGACGAATTGCAGTTTAAAACCGCCTATAATCTCTGCAAAGAAACCATGGCCGATGAGGATTTCCGGATATCCAATTCAATCGCCGACGAGGTGGCCGCAACCGGGAAATCCGTTTATACCTCCGATGCTCTTTCGGATGAACGCTTCGCCAAACAGCAGTCGGTGGTAGAACTGCATTTACGATCGATCATGTGCGTCCCCCTGAAAATAAAAAGCAGGGTCATAGGTATCATATATCTGGATAATTCATCTCAGGCCAAGCTGTTTCTAAAATCCGACCTGTATCTTTTTGAAATGTTGGCCCAGCAGGCCGCTCATGCCATTCACAATGCCATGCTGTACTACCAGCTTCTTGATTTGAAAAAATTCAATGAAAAAGTCATCAACAACTCCCCGGTCGGTGTCTTTGTTATCGATTACAGGTACAACCTCGTATCCATCAACGACGCTGCCCTGGCCGTCCTCGACAAGAATCGGGATGGCATCGAGTTGTTAAATGTCGGTAAAACCGCTTCGAACTTCTTCGATCTGGTCCCGGATAAGGAAATCTATAAGTGGCAAAAAATGATCGACACGGCCATGGAAACTCACGAACCGTTCGAGGAAGCCAGATACTTTCACAATACCGGTTACGGAGAAAAAGTCCTGTCCGTCAAAATCTCTCCGATCAATAAAATCCCTCATGGCGGCGACGGACTTATCCTGGTGATCGAAGATATCACTGAAAAAGTCATCATGGAAAAATATGTTATTCTTTCTGAAAAACTGGTGGCCCGGGGCGAAATGGCGGCTTCAATCGGACATGAACTCAACAATTACCTGGCCATTATTGCCAATAATGCCGAACTGCTCTCCTATAATCTCGAAAAAGAACGCGATGACAAAGCCCGATTCAATTCGCAGCAAATTGTCGAAAATATTTCCAAGATGAAGCGTTTTACCGATGGCCTGATGGATTTCTCCAAGCTTGAAACGGAAATTATCGTTTATGATATCAGGCGCCTGATCGAGGAATTACTTTTCTCCCTGAAAGCTCAATCGCGCTTCAGGCAGGTCGAGTTCTCGCTCGATTTCGACAGTAAAATTCCCGAAATCGAAATCGATGTCGGCCAGGTTCAGCAAGTCCTCCTAAATCTTCTTAATAACGCGGCCGACGCCATCAGCGAACGCGAAAAACTGGAAATCCAGAACGGCAACCATGATTTCACGAAAAGGATTTCGCTAAAGGTAAAAAACGATCCGGCCGATTCCAGCGTCAAAATCATGATAACCGATAATGGAATCGGTATCAGTGAGAAAAATCTGTCAAAAATCTTCCAGCTTCATTTCACCACCAAGAAAACCGGTCATGGCCTCGGCCTGGCCAATTGCAAAACGATTATTAAAAACCATCAGGGTGATATCACTTTGACATCAAAAGAGGGCGAAGGAACGACTTTTACGATTTTGTTGCCGGAAAAACAACTTCAAGCTCTTTGATTTATGACTGCTGAAGGTTTGACACCGGGTAATTATATTATTGATCGGATCCTGGGATCGGGAGGAACTGCCAGGGTACACCTTGCCCGTAAAAAGAATAACAACCGCCCCCTCGCTTTTAAGACCATCCTGAATAATATTCCCGAAGATATCAATCAGTTTATCGCTCTCATTAATCGCGAAAACAGCCTGATCGGCGGCCTGTCCTACCCCGGTCTGGTCAGAATCATGGAAATAAACACCGAAAATTCAAGCACTCCTTATATTATATTGGAATATTGCCCCGGATTGACTCTTGATGTTATCCCGATCATCGACGACCATCATATATTTCTGAATGTCCTTTCCGCTCTTTCAATCAACCTGTACTATCTCAGGCTGGCGGGGATTTACCACGGCGACATCAAACCGCAGAACATTTTCCTGACCGGCCGGATCGACGATTATGCCGGTTCCACTTTGCGATATACGAAAATCTCCGATTTCTCTCTGGCACGGCGGGACACCGAGAATAAGGATTCCCGCCTGGGAATCGGCACCGTCGGCTATATGGCCCCGGAGACAATCGATTCCGGAATTCTTGACCATCGATCCGACCTTTTTGCCTGCGGGGTGGTGGCCTATCAACTGGCAACCGGACAACATCCCTTCCTGAATCATGAAACCGACCCGGTTCGCATCAATGCCGCGGTCAAAGAACAGGAGCCTCCCGAACCAAACCGTATTCGGCCGAACCTGGATAAAGCCATTTCGAATACCATCATGACCCTGCTTCATAAATCTCCGAAATTCCGGCCAACCGATGGTTATTCGCTGTGTGAGTACTTAGAAAAACTCGGGGCGACCTTTCCGTTCCGAAAATGCATACGTCCCAAACACATCCTGGAAATTATGGCCGGGAAGACAACCAACGAGATTCTCGCGTCCGCCCCCCTGACAATGGATGCACCCATTCGAGAAACCCTTTTGGAATACTGTGGAAATCAGCAATCCCGTCTGAGAAATATTCTGGAAATTAATTTTCAAATGGGTCGGCTGCAATGGTCGAACGGAAAGCTGGGATTTTCCTGTCCGCCTGCGGGAATAATATTCCCTAACCGACTTCGCAAACTTGACCGCATCCGGTTCCATTCCCTTCCCTATTCCAGGAAAAAGAAAATCGTCCTGACTGCTCTAACCGGGGATATTCCCCGGGCCATGTCGATCGGCATCATCAGCGAAAAAGACGTGACGGAATTCGTAACTCGCCCTCTTCTTAATTATGCCCGCCACGGTTTATCGGATACCACCGTCAGACGATTCGCCGGTAAACTGGCCGATTACGCCCTGGAAACGTACCTGGATGATATTCTCGCCGCCGGCTTATTCATCAAAGCCGGCAATATCGAGCGGGGATTTTCCGTCACCATCGACGCCGCCAACAAATTGATCAATGACAATAAAAACGACCAGGCGCTGGAGCTATTGCAATCAATGGCCGACCTTTGCCGCCTCGAGAACGACCGGGAGCATCTGGCTCGTATCCTGATGGAAATCGGGGACATCGAAAAAATGATCGGTGATACCGATCGGGCCGGCAAAACCTATTATGAAATAATCAATCTCTATAAGAACCTTCCGCCCGACCGGCTACTGGCCGAAACCTATAAAGATCTCGGCGATCTCTATAAATTAAAAAGAGACTATGCCCGAGGTATCGAAGCTCTTTTGGAAGCAAAGAAAATTTATGGGACTCTGGATGATCAACTGGAACTATCGCATACTCTGAATAACATGGGTAATATCTATACTATCAGTAGCCAATTTCGAAAAGCCCTGAAAAGCTATTTTGCGGCTCTGAAAATCCAGCGTCGGCTCGATGCCAAGGCGGATATGGCCAGCACTCTTAATAATATCGGCAGCGTATGCTACTTCCAGGGAAGGCTCAAACGGAGTTCACGACTATTGGAACAGACTCTGGAATTATTGCGGAGAATCGGCAATGCCATCGAGATCGCCCGGACTCTTAATAATCTCGGTTATGTTCTTTATGAACTGGGTGAATGTGATCGTGCTCTGGAGTACCTGAACGAATCATCGCAATTAAATCGCAAGATCGGCAGTAAAAAAGAACTTCTTTTTAACCTGGAAAATTTGACTCTGGTCATGCTGGGCGCCGGTCAGCTGAAGGAATCAATCGCTTATATAAAGGAAGCCCTGTCCTTGGCCGACGATTTAAACGACGAACAGATGACGGCTGTTTTTCTGACCTCAATGGCTGTTGCTCAAATGAAAATGGGATTTTACGGACGGGCCTATCAGAACTTTCAGAAAGCCGTCGGGATATATGAAAAAATCGACGACAGCAATTCCTACATCACCTGTCTGGTTGAATTAGCCGGATTGTTTTTCAAACTGAATCAACGGGAACAGGCATCCCAATTCGCCTATAAAGGCAAGAATCTGGCTGAAAAATCGGGGAATAAAAAAGGTGTTATCCAAACCAACCTTATTCTCGGAGAAATAGCGGGAGATATCGAAATCTTGAAAGAATCACTGAATCTGGCCGTTCCCCTGCATTCTCCGATTACCACCAATCAAATAATGCTCCGTCTGGCCGCCTCGTATCTGCAAAAGGGCGAAATAGAAAACGCCCGGAATACACTGGAGCAATTATCCGAGTATTTTGGTGATGGGCATTCCAATCTTGATAATGCCAATTATTATAATATGTGGGGAAAAATCAGCGGATCATTGAATAACGGAACCGAGGCCCGGCGCTATTTTGAAAAGGCTATCCGCCTGGCGTCCGATTCGCACCTTATTCTGGAAAAAATTGATGCCCTATCCGCATTAGGCAAATTATGTTTTGAAAACCGGGATTTCGAAGAATCTTATCGCTTCTATAAAGAGGCGGTGGGTTCAATCAGAACAATAGCGGCGGATATTAAGGAAGAACGTTACCGCAGGACTTTTCTGGAAAACGAATGCATCATTTATGTTTCGACGGCAGTCAAAAAGCTGGGAGAAATCCTCTCACAAAAAAAGAAGGCAGACCAATAAAATGGCCGGCCTTCTTTTCAACTTCCAAAGGAGTTATTGCCCGCCAAGACTGATTCCAGCAGGGGCGATTTTCTCCTCCAGTTTTTCGATGGTCAATTTCATTCACCCACCTCCTTTGAAGCTGTTGATTAATAAAGAAATCCCGGCTTTCCGGGCTTTTTTGTTGTCATTCCAGATGTCAGTCGATTTTTCAGGGTCAATCCATTGACCGTAATTCTCCTTTACT comes from the Candidatus Zixiibacteriota bacterium genome and includes:
- a CDS encoding BamA/TamA family outer membrane protein; this encodes MPRKISLEIALTLLILGQNVLAIDNYKKYDRSPEMEDYITISFNDDLITLTIYGDDTTAVTTFSRGDINRSESGISIKGQSLLTADGFIIGNHVYSPDQIDDVSISTEENKTDIYFRKRSESSSNQFRNRRKNLITSFEQAIVSDSDFIRGAVVGLGADIKIDGEVNEDVISLFGNIEIDEKAVIRGDIIALDGQVKADRGATIYGGIIASGNKGRIRLGRHQFWHDGDKEFYPIFKFDYNRVDGATPHLGIGFASEDSSLPRIEIYAGYGFSSESWRYVVDLEQSFFIPQPLTIGGTIYKRLASDDDWIISDLHNTIFALLATEDYKDFYETEGGYGFIRSVPVNNLQVELGIRIEKYHWLDAHGDLWSMFGGSKRFPENYASISGPDRSQMINQLDRAEVSALIGRFDYDNSRDQDKYETSFWKGYGEVEWLPGEWNDDFVYTRYRIRLGHYQVVSRQTGLYLGAVYGHANGNLPINKIFYIGGINTLLGYRHKEFYGNEFWLGDIEYAIRFPNTDLTGWLFYNIGQMAKETGKLGDAEVKNSLGIGLSLGDNIRLDLAKRLDRSDSTFKIHVRLGLNF
- a CDS encoding NUDIX hydrolase; amino-acid sequence: MTDMSHDEKFLFERKSNFLGYKYCPRCGSKLAKQIIDNSPRLKCTSNSCDFIYYHNPIPAAGAMVIDNGKILLVQRAVIPKIGWWCIPAGFMEWQEHPSDTAIRELREETGLDIKIDSFFEVYSGQDDPRLNAVLILYLATPEGGRLRADDDALDARFFGFDELPEKIAFISHRQALADYRERFIKGK
- a CDS encoding SpoIIE family protein phosphatase is translated as MEFIQPITTAIYFIFGGIFLFLAYSILRDDFAGRLNRVTGLMLFFAALGPIFLALGSIVEPTVSSGAPFKESVVYNLLYTWELFFPAFLLFSWVFPVDRLSSLRHPRLRLFIFFPHLFHLLLAIVFNNPEKILGLLDIESGEGFISLILEPLTFLLKWIVLGFTLLLSSEKTLFAVINVIYVILALYFIIRGRAQISSEPIRNRSTVIIYGISIAMGIYTFGFLLPDIFTVDLSSTLKTILIIFTLFIGGGSIIWSIVTHQFLDITVLVRQSLVYTISSAILVGMYILLVGQTNIMLASIFGEKTTIANIAFIVLALILFQPINSRLDNIINRFFIKRHTDYRNVMEELSRRLTSVLDLNQVRGTIERTLQSSILIGRIYFVLFDDKINDYVLLSSEDFPEMVAIDRNDIFLGGVGQLDFPTTIDRLSLYSQNSRLYEEIHRRRIQLILPLKDANHMLGFLALTAKISGFRYNAEDISMLGVIANQLVTVLTNVRLYLDSLEKQRLHDEMTMARQIQLDLLPKYPPRSDSYEICACSFPSRTIGGDFYDFIGKNDGRFGLVIADASGKGLPAALMVTQIQAMLRSEIGNENSISRILGNVNRYVTQMTSSERFATLFYGEFDPVSNRFYYANAGHNYPILVRADGSYEFLSRGGMLIGAFSNAMYEDSMIQLNKDDLIFFYTDGLSEAMNDNEEEYGEERIINQVVEKRTLTTEELARAILKDKESFDPADPPRDDTTLVILKILKGV
- a CDS encoding serine/threonine protein kinase, which codes for MTAEGLTPGNYIIDRILGSGGTARVHLARKKNNNRPLAFKTILNNIPEDINQFIALINRENSLIGGLSYPGLVRIMEINTENSSTPYIILEYCPGLTLDVIPIIDDHHIFLNVLSALSINLYYLRLAGIYHGDIKPQNIFLTGRIDDYAGSTLRYTKISDFSLARRDTENKDSRLGIGTVGYMAPETIDSGILDHRSDLFACGVVAYQLATGQHPFLNHETDPVRINAAVKEQEPPEPNRIRPNLDKAISNTIMTLLHKSPKFRPTDGYSLCEYLEKLGATFPFRKCIRPKHILEIMAGKTTNEILASAPLTMDAPIRETLLEYCGNQQSRLRNILEINFQMGRLQWSNGKLGFSCPPAGIIFPNRLRKLDRIRFHSLPYSRKKKIVLTALTGDIPRAMSIGIISEKDVTEFVTRPLLNYARHGLSDTTVRRFAGKLADYALETYLDDILAAGLFIKAGNIERGFSVTIDAANKLINDNKNDQALELLQSMADLCRLENDREHLARILMEIGDIEKMIGDTDRAGKTYYEIINLYKNLPPDRLLAETYKDLGDLYKLKRDYARGIEALLEAKKIYGTLDDQLELSHTLNNMGNIYTISSQFRKALKSYFAALKIQRRLDAKADMASTLNNIGSVCYFQGRLKRSSRLLEQTLELLRRIGNAIEIARTLNNLGYVLYELGECDRALEYLNESSQLNRKIGSKKELLFNLENLTLVMLGAGQLKESIAYIKEALSLADDLNDEQMTAVFLTSMAVAQMKMGFYGRAYQNFQKAVGIYEKIDDSNSYITCLVELAGLFFKLNQREQASQFAYKGKNLAEKSGNKKGVIQTNLILGEIAGDIEILKESLNLAVPLHSPITTNQIMLRLAASYLQKGEIENARNTLEQLSEYFGDGHSNLDNANYYNMWGKISGSLNNGTEARRYFEKAIRLASDSHLILEKIDALSALGKLCFENRDFEESYRFYKEAVGSIRTIAADIKEERYRRTFLENECIIYVSTAVKKLGEILSQKKKADQ
- a CDS encoding GAF domain-containing protein, with amino-acid sequence MEKKDENTLDYSSNLFLDSYHEEFEADTEKIKVPDTSDVLAEMEAALNEIAEDNPRIEADSITGNKASNDLKAVLQVSLAINSSLVLEDLLQIVMKKAIELLAAERGFIMLLDETDELQFKTAYNLCKETMADEDFRISNSIADEVAATGKSVYTSDALSDERFAKQQSVVELHLRSIMCVPLKIKSRVIGIIYLDNSSQAKLFLKSDLYLFEMLAQQAAHAIHNAMLYYQLLDLKKFNEKVINNSPVGVFVIDYRYNLVSINDAALAVLDKNRDGIELLNVGKTASNFFDLVPDKEIYKWQKMIDTAMETHEPFEEARYFHNTGYGEKVLSVKISPINKIPHGGDGLILVIEDITEKVIMEKYVILSEKLVARGEMAASIGHELNNYLAIIANNAELLSYNLEKERDDKARFNSQQIVENISKMKRFTDGLMDFSKLETEIIVYDIRRLIEELLFSLKAQSRFRQVEFSLDFDSKIPEIEIDVGQVQQVLLNLLNNAADAISEREKLEIQNGNHDFTKRISLKVKNDPADSSVKIMITDNGIGISEKNLSKIFQLHFTTKKTGHGLGLANCKTIIKNHQGDITLTSKEGEGTTFTILLPEKQLQAL